A stretch of the Elephas maximus indicus isolate mEleMax1 chromosome 3, mEleMax1 primary haplotype, whole genome shotgun sequence genome encodes the following:
- the LOC126072274 gene encoding olfactory receptor 7A10-like, producing the protein MEPGNDTQVLEFILLGLSEVEELQSLLLGLFLSMYLVTFIGNLLIILATITSSHLHTPMYFFLANFSFVDICFTSTTIPKMLLNIHTHNKTITYHGCLTQMYFFILFVELDGFLLSIMAYDRFVAICHPLHYTVIMNPRLCVLLLLLSWILSVLDSLLRGLLVLRLSFCTNLEIFHFFCEINQVIQLACSDTLLNIIEMYFATVVMGIIPLIGIIFSYSQIVSSILRITSARGKYKAFSTCGSHLSVVLLFYGTALGVYLSSATTQNSRASAIASVMYTIVIPMLNPFIYSLRNKDIKGALKILVGIVTSNE; encoded by the coding sequence atggaaccagggaacGACACACAGGTTTTAGAATTTATTCTTCTTGGACTTTCAGAAGTGGAAGAACTGCAATCCCTTCTTCTTGGGCTGTTCCTGTCCATGTACTTGGTCACATTTATTGGGAACCTTCTCATCATCTTGGCCACCATCACTAGCTCCCatctccacactcccatgtactttttccttgccaacttTTCCTTTGTAGATATATGTTTCACCTCCACCACTATCCCAAAGATGCTGCTCAATATCCATACCCATAATAAAACCATCACCTATCACGGCTGCCTCAcccaaatgtattttttcattctttttgtagAGTTGGATGGTTTTCTCCTTTCTAtcatggcctatgaccggtttgtggccatctgtcacccactgcactacacagtcatcatgaatCCCAGACTCTGTgtcttgctgctgctgttgtcctGGATATTGAGTGTTCTGGACTCTCTGCTACGTGGTTTGCTAGTGTTGCGTCTGTCCTTCTGTACTAACTTGGAAATTTTccacttcttctgtgaaatcAATCAGGTTATCCAACTTGCCTGTTCTGACACCCTTCTCAATATCATAGAGATGTATTTTGCAACTGTGGTGATGGGCATTATTCCCCTCATTGGTATTATATTTTCTTATTCTCAGATTGTCTCTTCCATactgagaataacatcagcaagGGGAAAATATAAGGCATTTTCCACTTGTGGGTCTCACCTTTCagttgttttattgttttatggTACAGCTCTTGGAGTCTACCTGAGTTCTGCCACTACTCAAAATTCCAGGGCAAGTGCAATAGCCTCAGTGATGTACACCATAGTCATACCCATGCTGAATCCttttatctacagcctgaggaacaaagACATAAAAGGGGCATTGAAAATTCTTGTTGGTATTGTCACTTCAAATGAGTGA